The Prevotella sp. E9-3 genome has a window encoding:
- a CDS encoding TlpA disulfide reductase family protein, which yields MIRKLLFLAAAAMLLTACDRKETFTIEGTIEGAQDSTLYFEQATLTGLKMLDSTQVGSDGQFCFKGERQSSPEFYVLRIKNQIINISIDSTETVTVKAQYPNMAARYEVEGSENCERIRQLTLKQQELHRQVIALQNNHNVPMKQAQDSLNSLIENYKNDVTKNYIFRQPEKASSYFALFQTLGQWLLFDPQNSQSDMRVFAAVATCWDSFYPGTERTENLHNITIEGMKNRRIIASKQLNQLEESKIVESGVIEIALPDNHGVERTLTSLKGKVVLLDFHTFTLKDSPQRILMLRELYNKYHAEGFEIYQVALDQDEHFWRQMAQNLPWICVRDGEGGSAYSYNVQQVPEFFLIDRQNQLQKRSSQMKDLEGEIKAMLR from the coding sequence ATGATTAGGAAATTACTTTTTTTGGCGGCTGCAGCAATGCTACTGACGGCCTGTGACAGGAAGGAAACTTTCACTATTGAGGGTACCATTGAGGGCGCCCAGGATTCCACTCTTTATTTTGAACAAGCCACACTTACCGGTTTGAAAATGCTGGACAGCACCCAGGTAGGCAGTGACGGGCAATTCTGTTTCAAAGGTGAAAGACAAAGCAGTCCGGAGTTTTATGTCCTTCGTATCAAAAACCAAATCATCAATATTTCCATCGATTCTACCGAGACGGTTACCGTAAAGGCTCAATATCCGAACATGGCTGCCCGATATGAGGTGGAAGGTTCGGAAAACTGCGAGCGCATCCGCCAGCTGACGCTGAAACAGCAGGAGCTGCACCGTCAGGTGATCGCCCTGCAGAACAATCACAACGTTCCTATGAAACAGGCACAGGATTCCCTTAATTCTCTGATTGAGAACTATAAGAATGATGTGACCAAAAACTATATTTTCCGTCAGCCGGAAAAAGCCTCATCTTATTTTGCCTTGTTTCAAACGCTGGGACAATGGCTTCTCTTCGACCCACAGAACAGCCAGAGCGACATGCGCGTGTTTGCTGCTGTAGCCACCTGCTGGGACTCGTTCTATCCGGGAACCGAGCGCACAGAGAACTTGCACAACATCACCATTGAGGGAATGAAAAACCGCCGTATCATCGCTTCCAAACAGTTGAATCAACTGGAGGAATCGAAGATTGTTGAGTCGGGTGTAATTGAGATTGCCCTACCCGACAATCACGGAGTTGAACGCACACTGACCAGTCTGAAGGGCAAGGTGGTACTGCTCGATTTCCATACTTTCACGCTGAAGGATTCTCCCCAGCGCATTCTGATGCTTCGCGAACTGTACAACAAATACCACGCTGAAGGTTTCGAAATCTATCAGGTTGCACTGGACCAAGACGAGCATTTCTGGCGCCAGATGGCCCAAAACCTGCCTTGGATTTGTGTTCGCGACGGCGAGGGTGGCAGTGCTTATAGCTACAATGTTCAGCAGGTACCTGAGTTCTTCCTTATCGACCGTCAGAACCAGCTTCAGAAGCGCTCATCACAGATGAAGGACCTTGAGGGGGAGATAAAGGCGATGCTGAGGTGA
- a CDS encoding polyribonucleotide nucleotidyltransferase, whose translation MNVITKTIQLADGRTITIETGKVAKQADGSVMLKMNNTVLLATVCAAKDAVPGTDFMPLQVDYREQYSAAGRFPGGFTKREGKASDNEILTSRLVDRVLRPLFPSNYHAEVFVNVMLLSADGVDQPDALAGFAASAALACSDIPFECPISEVRVARVNGEYVIDPTFEQMKEADMDIMVGASAENIMMVEGEMKEVSEQDLLGALKAAMEAIKPMCELQKELSKELGKDVKREYNHEVNDEALRERMNKELYQPAYDITKQALPKQDRADAFEKILEDFKEKFFAERAELADDAKGEISDDEYSAMMDRYYHDVERDAMRRCILDEGIRLDGRKTTDIRPIWCEVSTLPMPHGSAIFTRGETQSLSTCTLGTKLDEKMVDDVLDKSYQRFLLHYNFPPFCTGEAKAQRGVGRREIGHGHLAWRGLKGQIPEDFPYTVRLVSQILESNGSSSMATVCAGTLALMDAGVPMKKPVSGIAMGLIKNPGEDKYAVLSDILGDEDHLGDMDFKTTGTKDGLTATQMDIKCDGLSFDILEKALMQAKAGREYILGCLTDTIAEPRADFKPQVPRIVQIEIPKEFIGAVIGPGGKIIQQMQEDTKTTITIDEVDGVGKVQVSGPDKDSIDAAMAKIKAIVAIPEVGEIYEGTVRSIMPYGCFVEIMPGKDGLLHISEIDWKRLETVEEAGIKEGDKIKVKLLEIDPKTGKYKLSHRVLIEKPEGYVERPARERRERPERGERPARGERRERPDRGERRPRPERGEHRQQENREEFHEPNNEPKDFNDSLDHMDF comes from the coding sequence ATGAACGTAATTACAAAAACCATTCAATTGGCTGATGGCAGAACCATCACCATTGAGACCGGGAAAGTGGCAAAGCAGGCCGACGGCAGCGTTATGCTGAAGATGAACAACACCGTACTTCTGGCCACTGTTTGTGCCGCAAAAGATGCAGTTCCCGGAACTGATTTCATGCCTCTGCAGGTGGACTATCGTGAACAGTACAGTGCCGCGGGCCGTTTCCCCGGTGGATTTACCAAGCGCGAAGGTAAAGCCTCTGACAATGAAATCCTGACATCGCGTCTTGTGGACCGCGTACTTCGTCCACTCTTCCCCAGTAACTATCACGCTGAAGTTTTTGTCAATGTCATGTTGCTCTCTGCCGACGGAGTTGACCAGCCCGATGCGCTGGCCGGATTTGCCGCTTCGGCTGCACTGGCATGTTCAGATATCCCCTTCGAATGCCCCATCAGTGAGGTGCGTGTGGCTCGTGTAAACGGCGAATACGTAATCGACCCCACCTTCGAGCAGATGAAGGAGGCCGACATGGACATCATGGTAGGTGCTTCTGCCGAGAATATCATGATGGTGGAAGGCGAGATGAAGGAAGTTTCTGAACAGGATCTTCTCGGTGCTCTGAAAGCCGCTATGGAGGCTATCAAGCCTATGTGCGAACTGCAGAAAGAGCTCTCTAAGGAACTGGGCAAGGACGTGAAGCGTGAGTACAACCACGAGGTGAACGACGAGGCTCTGCGCGAGCGTATGAATAAAGAGCTGTACCAGCCCGCATACGACATCACCAAGCAGGCTCTGCCCAAGCAGGACCGTGCCGATGCCTTCGAGAAGATTCTTGAGGACTTCAAGGAGAAGTTCTTTGCTGAGCGTGCTGAACTGGCCGACGATGCAAAGGGCGAAATCAGCGACGACGAGTACAGCGCTATGATGGACCGCTACTACCACGATGTAGAGCGTGACGCCATGCGCCGTTGTATCCTCGACGAGGGTATCCGCCTCGACGGTCGTAAGACCACCGATATCCGCCCCATCTGGTGTGAGGTTTCTACTCTGCCTATGCCTCACGGAAGTGCTATCTTCACTCGTGGTGAGACACAGTCGTTGAGCACTTGTACCCTCGGTACCAAGCTCGACGAGAAGATGGTTGACGATGTGCTCGACAAGAGCTATCAGCGCTTCCTGCTGCATTATAACTTCCCTCCATTCTGTACTGGTGAGGCTAAGGCTCAGCGCGGCGTAGGCCGTCGTGAGATTGGTCACGGCCATCTGGCATGGCGTGGTCTGAAGGGTCAGATTCCTGAAGACTTCCCTTACACTGTGCGTCTGGTGTCACAGATCCTTGAGTCAAACGGTTCTTCTTCAATGGCTACCGTATGTGCAGGTACCCTCGCTCTGATGGACGCTGGCGTTCCCATGAAGAAGCCTGTTTCAGGTATCGCAATGGGTCTGATTAAGAATCCCGGAGAAGATAAGTATGCAGTTCTTTCAGATATCCTCGGTGATGAGGACCACCTGGGTGATATGGACTTTAAGACCACCGGTACTAAGGACGGTCTGACAGCTACTCAGATGGATATCAAGTGCGATGGTCTGTCATTCGATATTCTGGAGAAAGCTCTGATGCAGGCTAAGGCCGGTCGTGAATATATCCTCGGTTGTCTGACTGATACTATTGCTGAGCCCCGTGCCGACTTCAAACCTCAGGTTCCTCGTATCGTTCAGATCGAGATTCCTAAGGAGTTTATCGGTGCTGTCATTGGCCCTGGCGGTAAGATCATTCAGCAGATGCAGGAAGACACCAAGACCACTATCACCATCGATGAGGTTGACGGCGTAGGTAAGGTTCAGGTGAGCGGTCCCGATAAGGATTCTATCGATGCTGCAATGGCCAAGATCAAGGCTATCGTGGCAATTCCCGAGGTAGGTGAAATCTACGAGGGAACTGTTCGCAGCATTATGCCTTATGGCTGCTTCGTTGAGATTATGCCTGGTAAGGACGGTCTGCTGCACATCAGCGAGATTGACTGGAAGCGACTTGAAACTGTTGAAGAGGCAGGTATCAAGGAAGGCGACAAGATCAAGGTGAAGTTGCTCGAAATTGATCCGAAGACCGGTAAGTACAAACTCTCACACCGTGTGCTGATTGAAAAGCCCGAGGGTTATGTAGAGCGTCCTGCCCGTGAGCGTCGTGAGCGTCCAGAGCGTGGTGAGCGTCCTGCACGTGGTGAACGTCGCGAACGTCCTGACCGTGGTGAGCGTCGTCCTCGTCCAGAGCGTGGCGAGCACCGTCAGCAGGAGAACCGCGAGGAATTCCACGAGCCCAACAACGAGCCAAAGGATTTCAACGATTCACTCGACCACATGGATTTCTAA